A single window of Rhizobium sp. CCGE531 DNA harbors:
- a CDS encoding amino acid ABC transporter permease, which produces MFSYTFHWNQAFKVLPQLLDGAVVTLQIAILSMAIGLACALALTLFRLSGSRLLTGIASIWVEVARNTPALFQIYMAHFGLGNFGIHLSPFTALLVGIAFNNAGYLAENFRGALKAIPDTQTRAGRSLGMTSLQAFRLVVLPQMLRIAFLPVTNQMVWAILMTSLGVTVGMNTDLAGVTQELNARSFRTFEFFALAAVIYYLIAKLVTLLARLAAWRMFRY; this is translated from the coding sequence ATGTTCAGCTACACCTTCCACTGGAACCAGGCCTTCAAGGTATTGCCGCAGCTGCTGGATGGCGCGGTGGTTACCCTGCAGATCGCGATCCTGTCGATGGCGATCGGCCTTGCCTGCGCCCTGGCGCTCACGCTCTTCAGGCTTTCCGGCAGTCGGCTGCTGACCGGTATCGCTTCGATCTGGGTGGAGGTCGCCCGCAATACGCCGGCGCTTTTCCAGATCTACATGGCTCATTTCGGGCTCGGCAATTTCGGCATTCACCTCAGTCCTTTTACGGCGCTGCTGGTCGGCATCGCCTTCAACAATGCCGGATATCTCGCCGAGAACTTTCGTGGAGCGCTCAAGGCCATCCCGGACACGCAGACGCGCGCCGGCCGGTCCCTCGGCATGACTTCGCTCCAGGCTTTCAGGCTGGTCGTTCTGCCGCAGATGCTGCGCATCGCCTTCCTGCCAGTGACCAACCAGATGGTCTGGGCGATCTTGATGACCTCGCTCGGCGTGACCGTCGGCATGAACACGGATCTTGCAGGCGTCACCCAGGAACTGAACGCGCGTTCGTTCCGTACCTTCGAATTCTTCGCGCTGGCAGCGGTGATCTACTACCTGATCGCCAAGCTCGTCACGCTTCTCGCCCGGCTCGCCGCCTGGCGCATGTTCCGCTACTGA
- a CDS encoding transporter substrate-binding domain-containing protein, whose product MKKTVIAFGLLAAASVISPAKADKLDDIISSGTLRCAVVLDFPPMGSRDENNNPIGFDVDYCNDLAKALGVTAEIVETPFPERIPALMSGRVDVGVASTSDTLERAKTVSMTVPYFAFEMAVTSNDKSGIKSFEDMKGKIVGATAGTFEAIALEKQVKAWGTGEFRPYQTQADVFLALSQGQLDATVSTSTVAQATVKSGKFAGISVVGKAPFQTDYVSLFTNREEYGLINYLNLFINQQVRTGRYAELYEKWVGGALPSLTVNGVYR is encoded by the coding sequence ATGAAAAAAACGGTCATCGCATTCGGCCTTCTAGCCGCCGCTTCCGTCATCTCGCCGGCCAAGGCGGATAAGCTGGACGACATCATTTCTTCAGGAACGCTGCGTTGCGCCGTCGTGCTCGACTTCCCGCCCATGGGATCGCGCGACGAGAACAACAATCCGATCGGCTTCGACGTCGACTATTGCAACGATCTGGCCAAGGCGCTCGGCGTCACGGCCGAGATCGTCGAAACGCCGTTCCCCGAGCGCATTCCGGCGCTGATGTCCGGCCGCGTCGATGTCGGCGTTGCCTCGACGTCCGATACGCTTGAGCGCGCCAAGACCGTCAGCATGACCGTTCCCTATTTCGCTTTCGAAATGGCCGTCACCTCCAACGACAAGTCGGGCATCAAGTCCTTCGAGGATATGAAGGGCAAGATCGTCGGCGCGACCGCCGGTACATTCGAGGCGATCGCACTCGAAAAGCAGGTCAAGGCCTGGGGCACCGGCGAGTTCCGTCCATATCAGACGCAGGCCGACGTCTTCCTGGCGCTGAGCCAGGGCCAGCTCGACGCGACCGTCTCCACCTCGACCGTTGCCCAGGCGACCGTGAAGTCCGGCAAGTTCGCCGGCATCTCCGTCGTCGGCAAGGCGCCGTTCCAGACGGACTACGTCTCCCTCTTCACCAACCGTGAAGAATACGGCCTCATCAACTATCTCAACCTCTTCATCAATCAGCAGGTCCGCACGGGCCGCTATGCCGAGCTCTATGAAAAATGGGTCGGCGGCGCCCTGCCATCCCTGACAGTGAACGGCGTCTATCGCTAA
- a CDS encoding Ldh family oxidoreductase, producing MSDVTTLTPDALQSRIVAILSKAGFNAQQAGAIARVIVAGERDACKSHGIYRIEGVLRAVKAGKARPDVVPALEQHDGSAIVRVDAKSGFSNAAFELGMPVLAEQARRFGIAALAINDCTHFAALWPEVEALTDRGLAAFAMCPSYSTVAPAGGTAPLLGTNPFAFGWPRIDNPPYVFDFATSVAARGEIELHRRAGKPLPEGWAIDADGQPTTDPEAALAGAMLPFGGHKGSAIGTMIELLAGVMIGDFTSREALDYLGSTAFAPRHGELIVAFSPEAFAAGRPGNPLARAEVLFEAILGQGARLPSQRRFAARARAEKDGIPLTAEEIRQLDRLQELGLDAVT from the coding sequence ATGAGCGACGTCACCACCCTGACGCCGGATGCGCTGCAAAGCCGCATCGTGGCAATCCTTTCGAAGGCAGGCTTCAATGCGCAGCAGGCCGGCGCGATCGCGCGGGTCATCGTCGCCGGTGAGCGCGACGCCTGCAAATCCCACGGCATCTACCGCATCGAAGGCGTGTTGCGCGCGGTCAAGGCCGGCAAGGCACGGCCGGATGTCGTGCCAGCGTTGGAACAGCACGATGGTTCCGCCATCGTCCGAGTGGACGCCAAGAGCGGCTTTTCCAATGCCGCCTTCGAGCTCGGCATGCCCGTGCTTGCCGAGCAGGCTCGCCGCTTCGGCATTGCCGCGCTCGCCATCAACGACTGCACGCACTTCGCCGCCCTGTGGCCGGAGGTGGAAGCCCTGACGGATCGGGGCCTCGCCGCCTTCGCCATGTGCCCGAGCTATTCCACGGTGGCGCCCGCCGGCGGTACCGCGCCGCTCCTCGGAACGAACCCCTTCGCCTTCGGCTGGCCGCGCATCGACAATCCGCCTTACGTCTTCGACTTCGCGACTTCGGTCGCCGCGCGCGGCGAGATCGAGTTGCATCGCCGGGCCGGCAAGCCTCTTCCTGAAGGCTGGGCCATAGACGCTGATGGCCAACCGACGACGGATCCGGAGGCTGCGCTGGCCGGCGCAATGCTGCCGTTTGGAGGCCACAAGGGTTCGGCGATCGGCACGATGATCGAACTTCTGGCCGGTGTCATGATCGGCGATTTCACCAGCCGCGAAGCGCTCGACTATCTCGGTTCGACGGCATTTGCTCCTCGGCACGGCGAACTCATCGTCGCCTTCTCGCCGGAGGCTTTCGCGGCCGGCCGGCCCGGAAATCCCCTTGCCCGCGCCGAAGTGCTGTTCGAAGCCATTCTCGGCCAAGGCGCGCGCCTGCCCTCGCAGCGCCGCTTCGCCGCCCGTGCCCGTGCGGAAAAGGACGGCATCCCGCTGACCGCAGAGGAAATCCGCCAGCTCGACCGGCTGCAGGAACTCGGCCTCGACGCCGTGACCTGA
- a CDS encoding dihydrodipicolinate synthase family protein, protein MISSIFSGVIPALMTPCKLDRSPDFDALVRKGKQLIAEGMSAVVYCGSMGDWPLLTDALRMEGVERLVKAGVPVIVGTGAVNTASAVAHAAHAQKVGAKGLMVIPRVLSRGSVIAAQKAHFKAILSAAPDLPAVIYNSPYYGFATRADLFFALRAEHANLVGFKEFGGPADMRYAAENITSRDDDVSLMIGVDTAVFHGFVNCGATGAITGIGNVLPREVIHLCNLAQAAATGDIDARQRALELEQALAVLSSFDEGPDLVLFFKHMMVLKGDKEYELHFNESDVLNESQRGYVEVQFKLFNSWYAEWSKLPGAVEKYKA, encoded by the coding sequence ATGATATCAAGCATTTTCTCCGGCGTGATCCCGGCGCTCATGACCCCGTGCAAGCTCGATCGCAGCCCCGATTTCGATGCGCTTGTGCGCAAGGGCAAGCAGCTCATCGCCGAAGGCATGTCGGCGGTCGTCTATTGCGGCTCGATGGGCGATTGGCCGCTCCTGACGGATGCGCTGCGCATGGAGGGCGTCGAGCGGCTGGTCAAGGCGGGCGTGCCCGTCATCGTCGGTACCGGCGCCGTCAATACGGCATCGGCTGTCGCCCACGCCGCCCATGCGCAGAAGGTCGGTGCCAAGGGGCTGATGGTCATCCCCCGTGTGCTGTCGCGCGGCTCGGTGATCGCTGCGCAGAAGGCGCATTTCAAGGCGATCCTGTCGGCAGCACCCGATCTTCCGGCCGTTATCTACAACAGCCCCTATTATGGTTTTGCAACGCGCGCCGACCTATTCTTCGCACTGCGCGCCGAACACGCCAATCTCGTCGGCTTCAAGGAGTTCGGCGGCCCGGCCGACATGCGTTACGCCGCTGAAAACATCACTAGCCGCGACGATGATGTGTCGCTGATGATCGGCGTCGATACGGCCGTCTTCCACGGCTTCGTCAATTGCGGCGCGACCGGCGCCATCACCGGCATCGGCAACGTTCTGCCCAGGGAAGTCATCCATCTCTGCAATCTCGCCCAGGCTGCTGCCACCGGCGACATCGATGCGCGCCAGCGCGCGCTGGAGCTTGAGCAGGCGCTCGCCGTCCTGTCGTCCTTCGATGAAGGTCCGGATCTGGTTCTCTTCTTCAAGCACATGATGGTGCTGAAGGGCGACAAGGAATATGAGCTCCATTTCAACGAAAGCGACGTCTTGAACGAAAGCCAGCGCGGCTATGTCGAGGTGCAGTTCAAGCTGTTCAACAGCTGGTACGCCGAGTGGAGCAAGCTTCCGGGCGCGGTGGAAAAGTACAAGGCCTAA
- a CDS encoding GntR family transcriptional regulator, with amino-acid sequence MDNETSLRNERKRGSGVKVVYDILRDEILDLELPPGSPIDEVQLSERFGMSRTPIREALVRLAGEGLIDTLPNRSTMVSQIDFLNMHNYFDALVLMYRVTTQLAAKYHRPEDLEAVRALQADFADAVEAQDALAMISTNAALHLAIAESGRNPYFTSLFSRLLNEGRRILRLYYQSYNDRLPRRFVEEHDEIIDAVAARDIELAERLAREHAEQIVAQIQKLLVRGDRLDVRL; translated from the coding sequence ATGGATAATGAAACAAGCCTCCGAAACGAGCGCAAGCGCGGCTCCGGCGTGAAGGTGGTCTACGATATCTTGCGCGACGAGATTCTGGATCTGGAATTGCCGCCCGGCAGCCCCATCGACGAGGTGCAGCTTTCCGAACGTTTCGGCATGTCGCGCACGCCGATCCGCGAAGCCCTGGTACGGCTTGCAGGCGAGGGGCTGATCGATACGCTGCCCAATCGCTCGACCATGGTGTCGCAGATCGATTTCCTCAACATGCATAACTATTTCGATGCGCTGGTGCTCATGTATCGAGTGACGACGCAACTTGCGGCGAAGTATCATCGGCCGGAGGATCTGGAGGCCGTGCGCGCGCTCCAGGCGGATTTCGCCGATGCCGTCGAGGCGCAGGATGCGCTCGCCATGATCTCCACCAACGCCGCGCTGCATCTTGCGATCGCCGAGTCCGGCCGCAATCCCTATTTCACCAGCCTTTTCTCGCGTCTGTTGAACGAGGGCCGGCGCATTCTTCGCCTCTACTATCAATCCTATAATGACCGCCTGCCGCGCCGCTTCGTCGAGGAGCACGATGAAATCATTGACGCCGTCGCGGCGCGCGATATCGAGCTTGCCGAGCGTCTGGCGCGCGAGCATGCGGAACAGATCGTTGCCCAGATCCAGAAATTGCTCGTGCGCGGAGACCGCCTCGATGTGCGGCTTTAG
- a CDS encoding DUF4010 domain-containing protein — protein sequence MESIESFERFGLAIAIGAIVGVERHWRERDEDAGQRTAGLRTFTLAGMLGGLAGFVEQTLSARMALQGFVVTGMFAVFSIVFALYQYRESEAEGSYSVTSVVTAMATFVLGTLAVLGSQTLAAAGGVTLVAILASREILHQFMRMLTWNELRSAIVFLAMAFVVLPMLPTTPLGPFGGISPSGTWMLVVLLAGISFLGYVAVKALGQVRGELVAGAVNGLVSSTATTITNARLSMEEHSAGLLAAGALAANATSCFKVLLYTALLATPIAWRLGPALAATALVMAGFSLLFARNATSEPAGHHTRNPFELAAVLKMALLLVTVAFLARAGAAWFGKAGLLVVSTLSGLADVDAITVTIAGMLDSIGVQLAAAALGAAVVANTVAKMAYALALGGRAYSGRFLLASTAALVVGLLMFKAAPLMEWFVTEQLRQ from the coding sequence ATGGAGAGCATTGAATCTTTCGAACGCTTCGGTTTGGCCATCGCCATCGGCGCAATCGTCGGCGTCGAGCGCCACTGGCGGGAGCGTGACGAAGACGCAGGCCAGCGGACGGCAGGGCTGCGCACCTTCACGCTTGCAGGCATGTTGGGTGGGCTCGCCGGATTTGTCGAGCAAACACTGTCCGCCCGCATGGCGCTGCAAGGTTTTGTCGTCACCGGCATGTTCGCGGTCTTCTCTATCGTCTTTGCCCTCTACCAGTATCGAGAGTCGGAAGCCGAGGGCAGCTACAGCGTCACCTCCGTCGTCACCGCTATGGCCACCTTTGTGTTGGGGACCTTGGCGGTGCTGGGCAGCCAGACGTTGGCCGCGGCCGGCGGCGTGACACTCGTGGCAATTCTTGCCAGCCGCGAGATATTGCATCAGTTCATGCGGATGCTGACTTGGAACGAGCTGCGATCTGCCATCGTCTTCCTCGCCATGGCCTTCGTCGTCCTGCCGATGCTTCCGACCACTCCGCTCGGTCCCTTCGGTGGCATCTCGCCATCCGGGACATGGATGCTGGTTGTTCTTCTCGCCGGCATCTCCTTCCTGGGATATGTGGCTGTCAAAGCGCTCGGACAGGTCCGGGGCGAGCTGGTGGCAGGGGCCGTCAACGGCCTTGTGTCGTCGACCGCCACAACCATCACCAATGCCCGGCTCAGCATGGAAGAACACTCTGCGGGATTGCTAGCAGCCGGCGCGCTCGCCGCCAACGCCACTTCCTGCTTCAAAGTGCTGCTCTATACCGCCCTCCTTGCAACGCCGATCGCCTGGCGCCTCGGCCCGGCACTTGCTGCAACAGCTCTGGTTATGGCCGGGTTTTCGCTGCTATTCGCTCGCAATGCTACCTCCGAACCCGCTGGCCACCATACGCGCAACCCTTTCGAACTCGCGGCTGTATTGAAAATGGCGTTGCTGCTTGTCACGGTGGCGTTCTTGGCGCGGGCGGGTGCGGCTTGGTTCGGCAAGGCTGGCCTGCTCGTCGTCTCGACCCTTTCCGGTCTCGCGGATGTCGATGCCATCACCGTTACTATAGCAGGCATGCTCGACAGCATCGGCGTCCAACTTGCCGCGGCAGCGCTGGGTGCGGCCGTGGTCGCCAATACAGTGGCTAAAATGGCATATGCCTTAGCCCTTGGCGGACGCGCCTATAGCGGGCGCTTTCTCTTGGCCAGTACCGCTGCGCTCGTCGTGGGTCTTCTTATGTTCAAGGCAGCCCCGCTGATGGAGTGGTTCGTGACGGAACAGCTGCGGCAATAA